One segment of Mycolicibacterium sp. YH-1 DNA contains the following:
- the inhA gene encoding NADH-dependent enoyl-ACP reductase InhA, with product MAGILEGKRILVTGIITDSSIAFHIAKVAQEAGAELVLTGFNRMKLIQRIADRLPNPAPLLELDVQNEEHLATLADRVTEVIGEGNKLDGVVHSIGFMPQTGMGINPFFDAPYEDVAKGIHISAYSYASLAKATLPVINAGGSIVGMDFDPTRAMPAYNWMTVAKSALESVNRFVAREAGPHGVRSNLVAAGPIRTLAMSAIVGGALGAEAGDQMRLLEEGWDQRAPVGWNMKDPTPVAKTVCALLSDWLPATTGTIVYADGGAHTQLL from the coding sequence ATGGCAGGAATTCTCGAGGGCAAGCGGATCCTCGTCACAGGCATCATCACCGACTCGTCGATCGCGTTCCACATCGCCAAGGTCGCCCAGGAGGCGGGTGCGGAGTTGGTGTTGACCGGTTTCAACCGGATGAAGCTGATTCAGCGGATCGCCGACCGGCTGCCGAACCCGGCGCCACTTCTCGAACTCGACGTGCAGAACGAGGAGCACCTCGCCACGCTCGCCGACCGTGTCACCGAGGTGATCGGTGAGGGCAACAAGCTCGACGGTGTCGTGCACTCGATCGGCTTCATGCCGCAGACCGGCATGGGCATCAACCCGTTCTTCGACGCACCCTACGAGGACGTCGCCAAGGGCATCCACATCTCTGCGTACTCGTACGCCTCGCTGGCCAAGGCGACGCTGCCGGTGATCAATGCGGGCGGCAGTATCGTCGGCATGGACTTCGACCCGACCCGGGCGATGCCTGCCTACAACTGGATGACGGTCGCAAAGAGTGCGCTGGAGTCGGTCAACCGGTTCGTCGCCCGCGAGGCGGGCCCGCATGGCGTTCGCTCGAATCTCGTTGCCGCAGGACCGATCCGCACGCTGGCCATGAGTGCCATCGTCGGTGGTGCGCTGGGTGCCGAGGCGGGCGACCAGATGCGGCTGCTCGAGGAGGGCTGGGACCAGCGTGCACCCGTGGGCTGGAACATGAAGGACCCCACGCCGGTCGCGAAGACCGTCTGCGCCCTGCTGTCCGACTGGTTGCCCGCCACCACCGGAACGATCGTCTACGCCGACGGCGGCGCCCACACACAGCTGCTCTGA
- the ripB gene encoding NlpC/P60 family peptidoglycan endopeptidase RipB encodes MRLTSVRPLQALATVFCALALAIGLAMPAAAEPDGGQWDPTLPKIVSSGGPGDPVAAANAAFSVSQLALETTQNLGSKFLQSIGLAPTPSAGLPAGARVRGPQAIEYVIRRGGSQLGVPYSWGGGALNGPSAGVDYDAGKIGYDCSGFTRYAFAGVGVQIPKYSGDQYNAGRKVPQSQAKRGDLLFWGPGGSQHVAIFLGGGKMLEAAGSAEKVTVSPVRTAGLQPYLVRIIES; translated from the coding sequence TTGCGTTTGACTTCTGTTCGTCCTCTCCAAGCGCTGGCCACGGTGTTCTGTGCGCTGGCACTCGCCATCGGCCTCGCCATGCCCGCCGCGGCCGAGCCCGATGGCGGTCAGTGGGATCCGACGCTGCCCAAGATCGTCAGCTCCGGGGGTCCCGGTGATCCCGTCGCCGCCGCGAATGCGGCGTTCTCGGTCAGTCAGCTCGCGCTGGAGACCACCCAGAACCTCGGCAGCAAGTTCCTGCAGAGCATCGGGCTGGCTCCCACGCCGTCGGCTGGCCTGCCCGCGGGCGCGCGGGTGCGCGGTCCGCAGGCGATCGAGTACGTCATCCGGCGCGGCGGTTCGCAGCTGGGCGTGCCGTACTCCTGGGGTGGTGGCGCGCTGAATGGGCCTAGCGCTGGTGTGGACTATGACGCAGGCAAGATCGGCTATGACTGCTCAGGCTTCACTCGCTATGCCTTCGCGGGTGTTGGCGTGCAGATCCCCAAGTACTCAGGTGACCAGTACAACGCGGGCCGCAAGGTGCCGCAGTCGCAGGCCAAGCGCGGTGATCTGTTGTTCTGGGGCCCCGGCGGCAGCCAGCACGTCGCCATCTTCCTGGGCGGCGGAAAGATGCTCGAGGCAGCGGGCAGCGCGGAGAAGGTCACGGTAAGCCCGGTGCGGACGGCAGGCCTGCAGCCCTATCTGGTGCGCATCATCGAGTCCTGA
- a CDS encoding VWA domain-containing protein, giving the protein MTLPLLGPMTLSGFEHVWYLLFLLVVLVVIGLYIVMQMARQKRMLRFANMELLESIAPKRSSRWRHLPAILLVLSMLLFTVAMAGPTNDVRIPRNRAVVMLVIDVSQSMRATDVAPSRLVAAQEAAKQFADELTPGINLGLIAYAGTATVLVAPTTNRDSTKAAIDKLQLADRTATGEGIFTALQAIATVGAVIGGGDEPPPARIVLMSDGKETVPSNPDNPKGAYTAARTAKDQGVPISTVSFGTAYGYVEINDQRQPVPVDDEMLGRIAELSGGEAFTASSLEQLKQVFSSLQQQIGYETIKGDASVGWLRLGALVLALAALAALLLNRRLPG; this is encoded by the coding sequence ATGACATTACCGCTGCTCGGACCGATGACGCTGTCGGGCTTCGAACACGTCTGGTACCTGCTGTTCCTACTCGTGGTGCTCGTGGTGATCGGGCTCTACATCGTGATGCAGATGGCGCGTCAGAAGCGGATGCTGCGCTTCGCCAACATGGAACTGCTGGAGAGCATCGCGCCCAAGCGCTCGTCGCGCTGGCGGCATCTGCCTGCGATCCTGCTGGTGCTGTCAATGCTGCTGTTCACCGTCGCGATGGCCGGGCCCACCAACGACGTCCGGATCCCGCGCAACCGCGCCGTGGTCATGTTGGTGATCGACGTGTCGCAGTCGATGCGCGCCACCGACGTGGCGCCGAGTCGCCTGGTCGCCGCGCAGGAGGCGGCCAAGCAGTTCGCCGATGAACTCACCCCCGGCATCAACCTCGGCCTGATCGCCTACGCGGGCACGGCCACGGTGCTGGTGGCACCGACCACGAATCGGGATTCCACGAAGGCCGCGATCGACAAGCTGCAACTGGCCGACCGCACCGCCACGGGTGAGGGCATCTTCACCGCGCTGCAGGCCATTGCCACCGTCGGCGCGGTGATCGGCGGCGGTGACGAACCGCCGCCGGCACGCATCGTGCTGATGTCCGACGGCAAGGAGACGGTGCCGTCGAACCCCGACAACCCCAAGGGCGCGTACACGGCGGCACGCACCGCCAAGGACCAGGGGGTGCCCATCTCGACGGTGTCATTCGGCACTGCCTACGGCTACGTCGAGATCAATGACCAGCGTCAGCCGGTTCCCGTCGATGACGAGATGCTCGGACGGATCGCGGAGTTGTCCGGGGGTGAGGCGTTCACCGCGTCCAGCCTGGAACAGCTCAAACAGGTGTTCTCATCGTTGCAGCAGCAGATCGGCTACGAGACGATCAAGGGCGACGCCAGCGTCGGATGGCTCCGACTGGGTGCGCTTGTGCTCGCGTTGGCCGCGCTGGCGGCACTGCTGCTCAACCGCCGCCTGCCTGGGTAG
- a CDS encoding ferrochelatase: MDFDAVLLLSFGGPEGPEQVRPFLENVTRGRNIPPERLDGVAEHYLHFGGVSPINGINRELIALLRSELERRGTPLPVYFGNRNWEPFVEDTVAAMRDDGVRRAAVFATSAWGGYSSCTQYVEDIARGLASAGEGAPQLVKLRHYFDHPLFVEMFADGIAAAAATLPDGMAADARLVFTAHSIPIAADERYGPHLYSRQVAYATRLVAAAAGYAEYDQVWQSRSGPPQVPWLEPDVGDHLSALAATGTRAVIVCPIGFVADHIEVVWDLDNELAEQAERLGIAFARAGTPNVDPRFARLAADLIDELRADRPAARLDGPDPAPGCGYDLDGQPCAESPRCVRETAKENGPAVRPATPSAGSR, encoded by the coding sequence GTGGACTTCGATGCCGTTCTGCTGCTCTCCTTCGGAGGACCGGAGGGACCCGAGCAGGTGCGGCCGTTCCTGGAGAATGTGACGCGCGGACGCAACATCCCACCCGAGCGTCTCGACGGGGTCGCCGAGCACTACCTGCACTTCGGCGGTGTCTCGCCGATCAACGGCATCAACCGGGAGCTCATCGCGCTGCTGCGCAGTGAGCTGGAGCGCCGCGGCACACCGCTGCCCGTCTATTTCGGCAACCGCAACTGGGAGCCCTTCGTCGAGGACACCGTGGCGGCCATGCGCGATGACGGCGTTCGCCGTGCAGCCGTGTTCGCGACGTCGGCCTGGGGCGGTTACTCGAGTTGCACGCAATACGTCGAGGACATCGCCAGGGGACTGGCATCCGCGGGTGAGGGTGCGCCGCAGTTGGTCAAGCTGCGGCACTACTTCGACCATCCGCTGTTCGTCGAGATGTTCGCCGACGGTATCGCGGCCGCCGCGGCGACGCTGCCAGACGGTATGGCCGCCGACGCCCGGCTGGTGTTCACCGCCCACTCGATACCCATTGCGGCCGACGAGCGATACGGCCCGCACCTGTACAGCCGGCAGGTGGCCTATGCGACGCGTTTGGTGGCAGCGGCGGCGGGTTACGCCGAGTACGACCAGGTGTGGCAGTCACGTTCTGGTCCACCACAGGTGCCGTGGTTGGAACCCGATGTGGGCGACCATCTCTCGGCGCTCGCCGCGACCGGCACCAGGGCCGTGATCGTGTGTCCGATCGGCTTCGTCGCCGACCACATCGAGGTCGTGTGGGACCTCGACAACGAACTGGCGGAGCAGGCGGAGCGGTTGGGGATCGCCTTCGCCCGCGCGGGCACGCCCAACGTCGACCCTCGGTTCGCCCGTCTGGCGGCAGACCTTATCGACGAACTCCGTGCCGATCGTCCAGCCGCGCGCCTCGATGGGCCCGACCCCGCGCCCGGCTGCGGTTACGACCTCGACGGGCAACCCTGCGCGGAGTCGCCGCGGTGCGTCCGCGAGACCGCGAAG
- the ripA gene encoding NlpC/P60 family peptidoglycan endopeptidase RipA, whose translation MRRNIRASAYRLCCRVGAASLAVGIVVTSVVSHGTGIAVADPGSPSGIAGLVADVANANQRLQELGANIQSEQEGVNQAILGVQTARDNAAAAQRDVEASQVGLKDANAAITAAQKRFDAFAASTYMNGPAASYVTATDPADIIDTATAGQTLMISSQQVMADLQQARTEQVNHESAARLAKQKADQAVADAQSSQDSAVDALTQAQKTFGDQQVQLDRLTAERSAAQAKLAAARQQAAPAAAAQPQAAAVPGASPAPAAANPAPGANASPDWDRTPGAQPQAGQASEWDTTLPAIPSAFVSGDPIAIINTILGIAQSSFQVTQDLGRGFLQKLGILPTPTGITNGAIPRVYGRQASEYVIQRMQSQMGVPYSWGGGNAAGASRGIDSGAGTVGFDCSGLMLYGFAGVGIKLDHYTGSQYNAGRKIPSSQMRRGDMIFYGPNASQHVAMYLGNGQMLEAPYTGSHVKVSPVRTSGMTPYVTRMIEY comes from the coding sequence ATGAGACGCAACATTCGCGCCTCTGCCTACCGTCTGTGCTGCAGGGTCGGCGCGGCTTCGCTCGCGGTCGGCATCGTCGTCACGTCGGTGGTCAGCCACGGCACGGGGATCGCCGTGGCTGACCCCGGCAGTCCCTCCGGAATCGCCGGCCTCGTCGCCGACGTCGCCAACGCCAATCAGCGTCTGCAGGAACTCGGCGCGAACATCCAGAGCGAGCAGGAGGGCGTCAACCAGGCGATCCTCGGCGTGCAGACCGCACGCGACAATGCCGCTGCGGCGCAACGCGACGTCGAGGCCAGCCAGGTCGGCCTCAAGGACGCCAATGCGGCCATCACCGCCGCACAGAAGCGGTTCGACGCGTTCGCGGCATCGACCTACATGAACGGGCCCGCGGCGTCGTACGTCACAGCCACCGACCCCGCGGACATCATCGACACCGCCACGGCCGGACAGACTCTGATGATCTCGTCGCAGCAGGTGATGGCCGATCTCCAGCAGGCCAGAACCGAGCAGGTCAATCACGAGTCCGCCGCCCGGCTGGCCAAGCAGAAGGCCGATCAGGCAGTTGCCGACGCCCAGAGCAGTCAGGACTCCGCCGTTGACGCGCTCACGCAGGCGCAGAAGACGTTTGGCGACCAGCAGGTGCAGCTGGACAGACTGACCGCCGAAAGATCCGCTGCGCAAGCCAAACTGGCCGCCGCGCGTCAGCAGGCGGCACCCGCCGCCGCAGCGCAGCCGCAAGCCGCTGCGGTTCCCGGGGCCAGCCCGGCTCCCGCGGCGGCGAATCCGGCTCCCGGGGCCAACGCGTCGCCGGACTGGGACCGCACCCCGGGCGCGCAGCCGCAGGCCGGCCAGGCCTCCGAGTGGGACACGACGCTGCCCGCCATCCCGAGCGCGTTCGTCAGCGGTGACCCGATTGCGATCATCAACACGATCCTCGGGATCGCGCAGTCCTCCTTCCAGGTCACCCAGGACCTGGGTCGCGGATTCCTGCAGAAGCTCGGGATCCTGCCCACGCCAACGGGAATCACCAACGGCGCGATACCCCGCGTCTACGGTCGTCAGGCCTCGGAGTACGTCATCCAGCGGATGCAGTCGCAGATGGGCGTGCCCTACTCATGGGGTGGCGGTAACGCTGCCGGTGCCAGTAGGGGTATCGACTCCGGTGCGGGCACAGTCGGTTTCGACTGCTCCGGACTGATGCTGTACGGGTTCGCCGGTGTCGGCATCAAGCTCGACCACTACACAGGCTCGCAGTACAACGCAGGCCGCAAGATCCCGTCGTCGCAGATGCGCCGCGGCGACATGATCTTCTACGGACCCAACGCCAGTCAGCACGTCGCGATGTACCTGGGCAATGGCCAGATGCTCGAGGCGCCGTACACCGGGTCACACGTCAAGGTCTCGCCGGTGCGGACCAGCGGTATGACGCCCTATGTGACTCGAATGATCGAATACTGA
- the fabG1 gene encoding 3-oxoacyl-ACP reductase FabG1, translating into MPEFVSRSVLVTGGNRGIGLAIAQRLAADGHKVAVTHRGSGAPEGLFGVQCDVTDSEAVDRAFTEVEEHQGPVEVLVSNAGISQDAFLIRMTEERFENVINANLTGAFRVAQRASRSMQRKRFGRIIFIGSVSGMWGIGNQANYAAAKAGLIGMARSISRELSKAGVTANVVAPGYIDTEMTRALDERIQAGALEFIPAKRVGTAEDVAGAVSFLASEDAGYIAGAVIPVDGGMGMGH; encoded by the coding sequence ATGCCGGAATTCGTCTCGCGCTCCGTTCTCGTCACTGGTGGCAACCGTGGCATTGGCCTAGCGATCGCCCAGAGGCTTGCCGCCGACGGCCACAAGGTCGCCGTCACGCACCGAGGTTCGGGCGCCCCTGAGGGCCTTTTCGGCGTGCAGTGCGACGTCACCGACTCCGAGGCCGTCGATAGGGCATTCACTGAGGTCGAGGAGCATCAGGGCCCCGTCGAGGTGCTGGTGTCCAACGCCGGCATCTCCCAGGACGCATTCCTCATCCGAATGACCGAGGAACGGTTCGAGAACGTCATCAACGCCAACCTCACCGGCGCGTTTCGGGTGGCCCAGCGGGCTTCGCGCAGCATGCAGCGCAAGCGTTTCGGCCGGATCATCTTCATCGGCTCGGTCTCGGGTATGTGGGGTATCGGCAACCAGGCCAACTACGCGGCCGCCAAGGCCGGTCTCATCGGCATGGCCCGCTCGATCTCTCGTGAGCTGTCCAAGGCCGGCGTCACCGCGAACGTGGTTGCCCCCGGCTACATCGACACCGAGATGACCCGTGCGCTCGATGAGCGGATCCAGGCGGGCGCCCTTGAGTTCATCCCGGCTAAGCGGGTCGGCACCGCCGAGGACGTCGCAGGGGCCGTCAGCTTCCTGGCGTCGGAGGACGCCGGCTACATCGCCGGTGCGGTGATCCCGGTTGATGGCGGCATGGGCATGGGGCACTAA
- a CDS encoding MoxR family ATPase, with protein sequence MTSPSGPPQGAGGFPGQSPGQGYSGGPQQGASTNGGLQGELHTLERAIFEVKRIIVGQDRLIERMLVGLLAKGHVLLEGVPGVAKTLAVETFAKVVGGTFARIQFTPDLVPTDIVGTRIYRVGKEEFDTEIGPVMVNFLLADEINRAPAKVQSALLEVMAERKVSIGGKTFPLPSPFLVMATQNPIEQEGVYALPEAQRDRFLFKLNIDYPTPEEEREIIYRMGVTPPTPKQILDTSDLLRLQEVAAGVFVHHALVDYVVRIVTATREPEKFGMSDAKAWIAYGASPRASLGIIAASRALALIRGRDYVIPQDVVEVIPDVLRHRLVLTYDALADEVSAETVVNRILQTVGLPQVNAIPQQGHSVAPAMPAAAAASGR encoded by the coding sequence ATGACGTCACCGAGTGGGCCGCCGCAGGGCGCCGGAGGTTTCCCCGGCCAGAGCCCGGGCCAGGGCTACTCCGGAGGACCGCAGCAGGGGGCTTCCACCAACGGCGGTCTGCAGGGCGAGTTGCACACCCTCGAGCGCGCGATCTTCGAGGTCAAGCGCATCATCGTCGGCCAGGACAGGCTCATCGAGCGGATGCTGGTCGGCCTGCTCGCGAAGGGGCACGTGCTCCTTGAGGGTGTCCCCGGTGTCGCGAAGACACTGGCGGTCGAGACCTTCGCCAAGGTGGTTGGTGGCACGTTCGCGCGCATCCAGTTCACCCCCGACCTGGTGCCCACCGACATCGTCGGTACCCGCATCTACCGGGTCGGCAAGGAGGAGTTCGACACCGAGATCGGTCCCGTGATGGTGAACTTCCTGCTCGCCGACGAGATCAACCGCGCGCCCGCCAAGGTGCAGTCCGCCCTGCTCGAGGTCATGGCCGAGCGCAAGGTGTCGATCGGCGGCAAGACCTTCCCCCTGCCCAGCCCCTTCCTGGTCATGGCGACACAGAACCCCATCGAGCAGGAGGGCGTCTACGCCCTGCCGGAGGCGCAGCGCGACCGCTTCCTGTTCAAGCTGAACATCGACTACCCGACGCCCGAGGAAGAGCGCGAGATCATCTACCGGATGGGTGTCACCCCGCCCACGCCGAAGCAGATCCTCGACACCAGCGATCTCCTGCGTCTCCAGGAGGTGGCCGCAGGCGTGTTCGTGCACCACGCACTGGTCGACTACGTGGTGCGCATCGTCACCGCGACGCGTGAGCCCGAGAAGTTCGGTATGTCCGACGCCAAGGCGTGGATCGCCTACGGCGCCTCACCGCGTGCGTCGCTCGGCATCATCGCGGCGTCTCGCGCGCTGGCGTTGATCCGCGGACGCGACTACGTCATCCCGCAGGACGTCGTCGAGGTGATCCCGGACGTGCTCCGGCACCGCCTGGTGTTGACGTACGACGCGCTTGCCGACGAAGTCTCGGCCGAGACGGTCGTCAACCGCATTCTGCAGACCGTCGGACTGCCTCAGGTCAATGCGATTCCGCAGCAAGGCCATTCGGTGGCGCCTGCAATGCCCGCCGCGGCGGCGGCCAGCGGTCGGTGA
- a CDS encoding DUF6676 family protein — protein sequence MTGPHVIPSLPAYIPADVDINAVIAAVAADGVSAPAEDVPGLKQVVADARADGVDLKIVVIPTNPPIDTPLRDIATEVGEANPGSTVLAISPSFAGTYSEQFDRVTLEAGQDLAKVPGDPVQSAKNFAGELTETHFPWTALSIVLIIGVLAAAVATRMLQVRARRSVAAPAPEAPAPPAN from the coding sequence GTGACAGGTCCGCACGTCATCCCGTCGCTGCCGGCGTACATCCCGGCCGACGTCGACATCAACGCCGTGATCGCCGCCGTTGCCGCAGACGGGGTCAGCGCGCCCGCCGAGGACGTGCCAGGGCTCAAGCAGGTGGTCGCCGACGCCCGTGCGGACGGCGTCGACCTCAAGATCGTCGTCATACCCACGAACCCGCCGATCGACACACCGCTACGCGATATCGCCACCGAGGTCGGTGAGGCCAACCCGGGTTCGACGGTGCTGGCGATCAGCCCCTCGTTCGCAGGTACCTACAGCGAACAATTCGACCGTGTGACCCTCGAGGCCGGCCAGGATCTGGCAAAGGTTCCGGGTGATCCCGTGCAGTCGGCGAAGAATTTTGCGGGCGAGTTGACTGAGACGCACTTTCCGTGGACGGCTTTGTCGATAGTGCTCATCATCGGGGTACTGGCCGCCGCGGTGGCCACGCGAATGCTGCAGGTCCGGGCCCGACGGTCCGTCGCCGCGCCCGCGCCGGAAGCGCCTGCGCCTCCGGCGAACTGA
- a CDS encoding DUF58 domain-containing protein, producing the protein MTPTQGRTVDLPSLQRGQIRDPELSAALRKLELTVRRKLDGVLHGDHQGLIPGPGSEPGESRIYQPGDDVRRMDWSVTARTTTPHVRQMIADRELETWLVIDVSASLDFGTAGCEKRDLAVAAAAAVAFLNSGGGNRLGAVITNGESTRRVPALSGRMHEQELLRAVATMPKAPVGVRGDLASAIDALRRPERRRGMAVIISDFLGPITWMKPLRAIAGRHEVLGIEIVDPRDVELPDVGEVILQDTESGVTREFTIDAQLREDFAKAAEAHRAEVARTLRRCNAPLMTLRTDRDWIADVVRFVAHRRLSGR; encoded by the coding sequence GTGACCCCGACCCAGGGCCGCACGGTCGACCTACCGTCACTGCAACGGGGGCAGATCCGCGACCCCGAGCTCTCGGCGGCACTGCGCAAGCTCGAGCTGACGGTGCGCCGCAAGCTCGACGGTGTCTTGCACGGTGACCATCAGGGTCTGATCCCCGGCCCGGGGTCCGAGCCGGGGGAGTCCCGGATCTATCAGCCCGGCGACGATGTGCGCCGCATGGACTGGTCGGTCACCGCGCGGACCACGACTCCGCACGTGCGGCAGATGATCGCCGACCGTGAGTTGGAGACGTGGCTGGTTATCGACGTGTCCGCCAGCCTGGACTTCGGCACGGCCGGATGCGAGAAGCGTGATCTCGCGGTCGCCGCCGCAGCCGCCGTCGCCTTCCTCAACAGCGGAGGTGGCAATCGCCTTGGCGCGGTGATCACCAACGGTGAGAGCACCAGACGCGTGCCAGCGCTGTCCGGCCGGATGCACGAGCAGGAACTGCTGCGCGCTGTCGCCACCATGCCCAAGGCGCCAGTCGGCGTCCGCGGCGACCTGGCCTCGGCCATCGACGCGCTGCGCAGGCCTGAGCGTCGGCGCGGCATGGCCGTGATCATCAGCGACTTCCTCGGGCCGATCACCTGGATGAAGCCGCTGCGTGCCATCGCCGGACGTCACGAGGTGCTCGGCATCGAGATCGTCGACCCACGGGACGTCGAGCTTCCCGATGTCGGCGAGGTGATCCTGCAGGACACCGAGTCCGGTGTGACCCGTGAGTTCACCATCGACGCCCAGCTGCGCGAGGACTTCGCCAAGGCGGCCGAAGCCCACCGCGCCGAGGTGGCGCGCACGCTGCGACGGTGCAACGCGCCGCTGATGACGCTGCGCACCGATCGGGACTGGATCGCCGACGTGGTGCGGTTCGTGGCGCACCGCCGCCTGTCCGGCCGGTAA